The Lacrimispora xylanolytica genome has a segment encoding these proteins:
- a CDS encoding cysteine desulfurase family protein has protein sequence MEVYFDNAASTKVLEPVKDIVLKVMTEDYGNPSAKHRKGMIAEQYVKEAAEIIADTLKVAPKDILFTSGGSESNNMALIGTAMANKRSGNHIISTGIEHPSVYNPLAYLEEQGFTVTYLSVDGNGNISLEELEQAIRPETILVSVMYVNNEIGAVAPVEAISKVIKKKNPAILFHVDAIQAYGKFVIRPKRQGIDLLSVSSHKIHGPKGIGFLYIDPRVKIRPLIYGGGQQRGLRAGTENVPGVAGFGVAAKFMYTDHEKKMSAMTELKDYMIERLQEIDGVTVNSQKGNLSSPQIVSASFLGIRSEVLLHALEDKGIYVSSGSACSSNHPGVSGTLVGIGVKKELLDSTLRFSFGVFSTKDEVDTCIDTLKELLPILRRYQRG, from the coding sequence ATGGAAGTTTATTTTGATAATGCGGCGTCAACCAAAGTGCTGGAGCCGGTAAAAGACATCGTCCTTAAGGTTATGACAGAGGATTACGGAAATCCCTCTGCAAAGCATAGAAAAGGGATGATTGCAGAGCAGTATGTAAAAGAGGCGGCAGAAATTATAGCCGACACCTTAAAGGTTGCCCCAAAGGATATCTTATTTACCTCAGGTGGCTCTGAGTCCAACAATATGGCTCTTATTGGGACTGCCATGGCCAATAAGCGGTCTGGAAACCACATTATAAGCACAGGGATTGAACACCCTTCCGTATATAATCCTTTGGCATATTTAGAGGAACAGGGATTTACCGTTACTTATCTTTCTGTCGATGGCAATGGAAATATATCCTTAGAGGAGCTGGAACAGGCTATCCGTCCGGAGACTATATTGGTTTCTGTCATGTACGTGAACAATGAAATTGGTGCGGTAGCACCTGTGGAAGCCATATCAAAGGTAATCAAAAAGAAGAATCCAGCCATTCTTTTTCATGTGGATGCCATACAGGCATATGGAAAGTTTGTTATCCGGCCGAAACGGCAGGGAATTGATTTATTGTCTGTTAGTTCCCATAAGATTCACGGACCAAAAGGAATTGGTTTTTTATACATTGACCCAAGAGTTAAAATCCGTCCATTGATTTACGGAGGCGGTCAGCAAAGAGGGTTACGGGCAGGAACAGAGAATGTTCCTGGAGTAGCTGGATTTGGTGTGGCAGCCAAATTCATGTATACAGACCATGAGAAAAAGATGAGCGCCATGACTGAATTAAAGGATTATATGATAGAACGGCTTCAGGAAATTGATGGAGTTACTGTCAATAGTCAAAAAGGAAACTTATCATCCCCTCAGATCGTCAGTGCCAGCTTTCTTGGGATACGAAGCGAGGTTCTCCTTCATGCACTGGAAGATAAGGGGATTTATGTTTCCTCAGGATCTGCCTGCTCTTCCAATCATCCGGGAGTCAGCGGAACTCTGGTGGGAATCGGTGTGAAAAAAGAGCTTCTTGATTCCACCCTACGATTCAGCTTCGGAGTTTTTAGCACAAAGGATGAGGTTGATACCTGTATCGATACACTAAAAGAACTGCTTCCGATTCTCAGACGCTACCAGAGAGGGTAA
- the prmA gene encoding 50S ribosomal protein L11 methyltransferase: MRWKKFTLTTTTEAVDLISSAFDEIGIEGIEIEDNTPLTEAETKGMFIDILPELPPDEGIARVSFYLDPDSDVDIDEMLKRVDESLDELAMFTDLGARTIESSETEDKDWINNWKQYFKPFTVDDILIKPTWEEIPVEHKEKLLIEIDPGTAFGTGQHETTQLCIRQLKKYVTPETRILDVGTGSGILGITALKLGAKEVFGTDLDENAIVAVKENMEANDIAPEKFKVLKGNIIDDEAVKAEVGFEAYDLVVANILADIIILLQKEIPVHMKKGAIFITSGIINMKEEAVKKVFAENDAFELVEITYQGEWVSVTVRKK, encoded by the coding sequence ATGAGATGGAAAAAATTTACACTCACTACCACAACGGAAGCTGTTGATTTAATCAGCAGCGCATTTGATGAGATAGGAATAGAAGGAATTGAAATTGAAGACAATACGCCTCTTACAGAAGCTGAGACAAAAGGCATGTTTATTGACATTCTGCCAGAGCTTCCTCCAGATGAGGGTATTGCCAGAGTAAGCTTTTATTTAGACCCAGATTCTGATGTTGACATTGATGAGATGTTAAAACGTGTGGATGAAAGTCTTGATGAGTTAGCTATGTTTACGGATCTTGGTGCCCGCACCATTGAATCCAGCGAGACAGAGGACAAGGACTGGATTAATAACTGGAAACAGTATTTTAAGCCATTTACCGTGGATGATATTTTAATTAAGCCAACCTGGGAAGAAATTCCAGTGGAGCATAAGGAAAAGCTTTTAATTGAAATCGATCCAGGGACTGCTTTCGGAACCGGACAGCATGAGACAACTCAGCTTTGCATCCGCCAGCTTAAAAAGTACGTGACTCCGGAAACCAGAATTCTTGACGTAGGAACCGGCAGCGGAATTCTTGGAATCACTGCTTTAAAGCTGGGAGCAAAGGAAGTATTCGGAACCGATCTTGATGAGAATGCCATCGTAGCGGTAAAAGAGAATATGGAAGCCAATGATATTGCTCCGGAAAAATTCAAGGTTTTAAAGGGCAATATTATCGACGATGAAGCGGTAAAGGCAGAAGTTGGTTTTGAAGCCTATGATCTGGTGGTAGCTAACATCTTAGCCGATATCATAATCCTGCTTCAAAAAGAGATTCCGGTTCATATGAAAAAAGGTGCCATCTTTATCACTTCCGGTATCATTAATATGAAAGAAGAAGCAGTAAAGAAAGTATTTGCAGAAAATGATGCCTTTGAGCTGGTGGAAATTACCTATCAGGGTGAGTGGGTTTCTGTAACGGTGAGGAAAAAGTAG
- a CDS encoding glucan-binding protein, translating to MKKIQGKFMLLLCFLLLSGMFPGRAAADETQAVRKYPGFHGSGTSFQGPVEGPNHYDCWDDDEDDDDGPDSRSYERGWRYSPAGWWYQYGDGTWPSDSWKYIDSRWYRFDQGGHLLMGWYVDQNGNRYYLNPVDDGTLGSMRIGWQIIDGKAYYFHTMSDGSLGRLLINTVTPDGYSVGADGALKQ from the coding sequence ATGAAGAAGATTCAGGGAAAGTTTATGCTTTTATTATGCTTCCTGCTTCTTTCCGGAATGTTTCCGGGGCGTGCTGCAGCCGATGAGACACAGGCAGTAAGAAAATATCCAGGCTTTCACGGTTCCGGAACCAGTTTTCAGGGACCGGTGGAAGGACCGAATCATTATGACTGCTGGGACGATGACGAAGATGACGACGATGGCCCAGACAGCCGCAGCTATGAAAGAGGCTGGCGTTACAGTCCGGCAGGCTGGTGGTATCAGTATGGAGATGGTACCTGGCCTTCTGACAGCTGGAAATACATTGACAGCAGATGGTACCGCTTCGATCAGGGCGGCCATCTGCTTATGGGATGGTATGTGGACCAGAATGGGAACCGGTACTATTTAAATCCAGTGGATGACGGTACCTTAGGGTCTATGCGGATTGGCTGGCAGATCATAGACGGAAAAGCATATTACTTTCATACCATGTCAGACGGCTCTTTGGGCCGGCTGTTAATCAACACCGTTACGCCCGATGGTTACTCTGTAGGAGCGGACGGTGCCTTAAAGCAGTAA
- a CDS encoding 16S rRNA (uracil(1498)-N(3))-methyltransferase translates to MYHFFINQDQVEDDHIRIIGPDVNHIKNVLRMGAGEEVLISNGVDKDYLCEVTSVTSQEVTAKILTVEEGGRELPARITLFQGLPKGDKMELIIQKAVELGAYEIVPVETKRTVVKLDKKKEEAKLRRWNAVSESAAKQSKRLIVPEVTGVKSLKEALVFSKEFDVTVIPFENAKGMERTREILSQVKPGMNVGIFIGPEGGFEDSEIELSESFGAKTVTLGKRILRTETAGLSVLSVLSYLLEP, encoded by the coding sequence ATGTATCACTTTTTTATCAACCAGGATCAGGTAGAAGACGATCATATCAGGATTATTGGACCTGACGTGAACCATATAAAGAATGTTCTGCGCATGGGTGCAGGAGAAGAAGTGCTCATAAGCAATGGAGTGGATAAAGACTACTTATGTGAGGTCACATCAGTGACATCCCAGGAGGTTACCGCAAAAATCTTGACTGTGGAAGAGGGAGGGCGTGAGCTTCCAGCCAGGATTACCCTATTTCAGGGGCTGCCAAAAGGTGATAAGATGGAATTGATCATACAAAAGGCGGTAGAGCTTGGTGCCTATGAGATCGTGCCGGTAGAAACAAAACGTACGGTAGTCAAACTGGATAAGAAAAAGGAAGAAGCTAAGCTGCGCCGCTGGAATGCGGTCTCAGAAAGTGCTGCCAAGCAGTCGAAGCGGCTCATTGTTCCGGAAGTGACAGGTGTTAAGAGTTTAAAAGAGGCACTTGTCTTTTCCAAAGAGTTTGATGTGACCGTGATTCCCTTTGAGAATGCAAAAGGCATGGAACGGACCAGGGAGATACTTTCCCAGGTAAAGCCTGGCATGAACGTAGGGATTTTTATAGGACCGGAAGGCGGCTTTGAGGATTCGGAAATAGAACTTTCTGAAAGCTTTGGGGCTAAGACAGTTACCTTGGGGAAACGGATTTTAAGAACCGAAACTGCAGGGCTTTCGGTCTTATCGGTCTTGTCCTATTTACTGGAACCATAG
- the ruvX gene encoding Holliday junction resolvase RuvX, which yields MRIMGLDFGSKTVGVAVSDLLGITAQGVETITREDENKLRKTCARIEELIREFEIETIVLGYPKNMNNTIGDRALKTEEFMEMLKRRTGLPVILWDERMTTLASERILMESGVRRENRKAVIDKVAAGLILQGYLDSLTTGDKE from the coding sequence ATGAGAATCATGGGACTGGATTTTGGTTCTAAAACTGTAGGAGTTGCAGTTTCTGACCTGCTGGGTATAACTGCTCAGGGCGTGGAGACAATTACCAGAGAAGACGAAAACAAATTACGAAAAACCTGTGCCCGGATCGAGGAACTGATTCGGGAATTTGAGATTGAAACCATAGTTTTGGGTTATCCTAAGAATATGAACAATACTATCGGTGACCGTGCTTTAAAAACAGAAGAATTTATGGAAATGTTAAAAAGACGGACCGGGCTTCCTGTCATCCTGTGGGATGAAAGAATGACTACCCTGGCATCGGAGCGCATCTTAATGGAAAGCGGCGTAAGACGGGAGAATAGAAAGGCTGTTATCGATAAGGTGGCAGCAGGACTGATTTTGCAAGGTTATCTGGATAGCTTAACAACAGGAGATAAAGAATGA
- the mtaB gene encoding tRNA (N(6)-L-threonylcarbamoyladenosine(37)-C(2))-methylthiotransferase MtaB — translation MRKAALHNLGCKVNSYETEAMQQLLENAGYEIVPFTEEADVYIINTCSVTNIADKKSRQMLHRAKNMNPDSVVVAAGCYVQAAGEELKKDVAVDLIIGNNKKTELVSILDDYFSDREEALEETVIDIRGTREYESLSIDKIADHTRAFIKIQDGCNQFCSYCIIPYTRGQVRSRKPEEVVEEIKRLTATGFKEVVLTGIHLSSYGKDFPVEERITLLDLIIKIHEVEGLKRIRLGSLEPRIVTEEFAKELSKLSKICPHFHLSLQSGCDATLKRMNRHYSAKEFYHCCDILREAFPNPAITTDVIVGFPGETEEEFAITREYLEKVRFYEMHVFKYSKRNGTKAADMPDQVPEQVKSVRSNELLTLEKKMSHDYRKSYLGSTTEVLMEEAYEWNGTRYMIGHTREYVKAAVPFEEGLKGALLTGTLTEMLNDEVLLLNLNGQN, via the coding sequence ATGAGAAAGGCAGCCCTGCATAACCTTGGCTGTAAGGTTAATTCATACGAAACAGAGGCCATGCAGCAGCTTCTGGAGAATGCTGGATATGAGATCGTCCCCTTTACAGAAGAGGCTGATGTTTATATTATAAATACATGTTCTGTCACAAACATTGCAGACAAAAAATCAAGGCAGATGCTTCACCGGGCCAAGAACATGAACCCGGATTCCGTTGTCGTTGCAGCCGGATGTTATGTTCAGGCAGCCGGAGAAGAACTGAAAAAAGATGTAGCCGTGGATCTGATTATCGGTAATAATAAAAAGACGGAACTTGTGTCCATTCTCGATGATTATTTTTCAGACCGGGAAGAGGCATTAGAGGAGACCGTCATCGATATCCGTGGGACAAGAGAATACGAAAGTCTCTCCATTGATAAAATCGCAGATCATACGAGAGCCTTTATTAAGATACAGGATGGATGCAACCAGTTTTGCAGCTACTGCATTATCCCTTATACCAGAGGACAGGTTCGAAGCCGTAAGCCAGAAGAGGTCGTGGAAGAAATAAAGCGTCTGACTGCTACCGGTTTTAAAGAGGTGGTGCTCACTGGAATCCATTTAAGTTCTTATGGGAAAGACTTTCCGGTGGAAGAGAGAATCACTCTTTTGGATCTCATTATAAAGATTCATGAGGTGGAAGGGCTTAAGAGAATCCGGTTAGGTTCCCTGGAGCCAAGAATTGTAACAGAGGAATTTGCAAAGGAATTATCAAAGCTTTCCAAAATCTGTCCTCATTTCCATTTATCCTTACAAAGCGGCTGTGATGCCACCTTAAAGCGCATGAACCGCCATTATTCTGCAAAAGAGTTTTATCACTGCTGTGATATTTTAAGAGAGGCGTTTCCTAATCCAGCCATTACCACCGATGTGATCGTGGGCTTTCCAGGAGAGACGGAAGAAGAATTTGCCATTACAAGAGAATACTTGGAAAAAGTTCGTTTTTATGAAATGCATGTATTTAAATATTCAAAGAGAAACGGCACAAAGGCAGCCGATATGCCGGATCAGGTACCGGAACAGGTGAAGTCAGTAAGAAGCAATGAGCTTTTGACATTGGAAAAGAAGATGTCTCATGACTACCGGAAATCCTACCTTGGCAGCACCACAGAGGTTCTTATGGAAGAAGCCTATGAGTGGAATGGGACAAGATACATGATCGGTCACACCAGAGAATACGTGAAGGCAGCAGTGCCTTTTGAAGAGGGCTTAAAGGGAGCATTGCTTACCGGAACCCTTACCGAAATGCTCAATGATGAGGTGTTATTATTAAACCTTAACGGACAAAATTAA
- the dnaJ gene encoding molecular chaperone DnaJ, whose protein sequence is MAESKKDYYETLGVPRDADDAAIKKAYRALAKKYHPDTNSGDAVAAEKFKQASEAYSVLSDPDKRRQYDQFGSAAFDGSGGPGGFGGFDFGGADMGDIFGDIFGDIFGGGRSRGGAAYNGPARGANVRTSVRITFEEAIFGCEKEIEINFKEECNTCHGSGAKAGTSPITCTKCNGKGKIMYTQQSFFGQVQSVQTCPDCGGTGKVIKEKCPDCYGTGFITKRKKISVAVPAGIDNGQSIRLQSKGEPGTNGGERGDLLVEVVVSNHPIFKRQDTSIFSTVPISFVNAALGGTIKIKTVDGDMDYEIKPGTQTDTKVRLKGKGVPSLRNRAVRGDHYVTLVVQVPERLTEAQKDALKNFQDAMNGTTDGEKHKKKGIFK, encoded by the coding sequence AGAGAGTAAAAAAGATTATTATGAGACCCTTGGCGTTCCAAGAGATGCAGATGATGCAGCAATTAAGAAGGCTTACAGGGCATTGGCTAAGAAATACCATCCGGATACAAATTCCGGGGACGCTGTGGCAGCAGAGAAGTTTAAACAGGCTTCTGAGGCTTACAGTGTATTAAGCGATCCTGATAAGAGACGTCAGTATGACCAGTTTGGATCAGCAGCATTTGATGGCAGCGGTGGACCTGGCGGTTTCGGTGGCTTTGATTTTGGCGGAGCAGATATGGGAGATATCTTTGGAGATATTTTCGGGGATATCTTTGGCGGCGGCCGTTCCAGAGGCGGCGCTGCGTACAATGGTCCGGCCAGAGGAGCCAATGTAAGAACCAGCGTCCGTATTACCTTTGAAGAGGCGATTTTTGGCTGCGAAAAAGAGATTGAAATTAATTTCAAAGAGGAATGTAATACTTGTCACGGAAGCGGCGCAAAGGCAGGAACATCCCCCATTACCTGTACCAAGTGTAACGGTAAAGGTAAGATCATGTACACCCAGCAGTCCTTCTTCGGTCAGGTTCAGAGTGTTCAGACCTGTCCCGATTGTGGCGGTACTGGTAAGGTAATCAAGGAGAAATGTCCCGATTGTTATGGAACTGGTTTTATAACAAAAAGAAAGAAAATCAGTGTTGCAGTTCCCGCAGGAATTGATAACGGCCAATCCATTCGTTTACAGAGCAAAGGAGAGCCAGGCACTAATGGAGGAGAAAGAGGCGATCTTTTAGTAGAGGTTGTTGTGTCCAATCACCCTATCTTTAAGCGTCAGGATACCAGCATTTTCTCAACCGTACCGATTTCCTTTGTCAATGCAGCATTAGGCGGTACCATTAAGATCAAGACCGTTGATGGCGACATGGATTACGAGATCAAACCAGGAACTCAGACCGATACCAAGGTTCGATTAAAAGGAAAGGGAGTTCCTTCCTTAAGAAACAGAGCGGTCCGCGGTGATCATTATGTAACTCTGGTAGTACAGGTTCCAGAGCGCCTCACAGAAGCTCAAAAAGATGCCCTTAAGAATTTCCAGGATGCCATGAATGGAACCACGGATGGGGAAAAACATAAAAAAAAGGGAATCTTTAAATAG
- a CDS encoding IreB family regulatory phosphoprotein yields the protein MGDIHNTQFFKAVQENKMDVSQVLEQVYIALTEKGYNPVNQIVGYIMSGDPTYITSHKNARSLIMKVERDEILEELMRVYIDTMLK from the coding sequence ATGGGCGATATTCATAACACACAATTTTTCAAAGCGGTGCAGGAAAATAAAATGGACGTAAGCCAGGTACTGGAACAAGTTTATATTGCCCTCACAGAGAAGGGCTATAATCCGGTCAACCAGATCGTGGGCTATATTATGTCAGGAGATCCTACTTATATTACCAGCCATAAGAACGCCAGAAGTCTGATCATGAAAGTAGAACGTGATGAGATTCTGGAAGAATTGATGCGGGTATATATTGATACGATGTTAAAGTAA
- a CDS encoding PTS sugar transporter, translating to MKTVRISLNSIDKVKSFVNDLTKFDTDFDLVSGRYVIDAKSIMGIFSLDLSKPIDLNIHSESDVEEILNILAPYIVE from the coding sequence ATGAAAACAGTTCGTATATCATTAAACTCTATCGACAAAGTAAAATCTTTCGTAAATGATTTAACAAAATTTGACACAGACTTCGATCTTGTATCTGGAAGATACGTTATCGACGCGAAATCCATTATGGGTATTTTCAGTCTGGATTTATCCAAACCAATCGATTTAAACATTCATTCCGAAAGCGATGTCGAGGAAATCTTAAACATTTTAGCTCCATACATCGTAGAATAA
- the thiI gene encoding tRNA uracil 4-sulfurtransferase ThiI, with amino-acid sequence MQYKSFLIKYAEIGVKGKNRYVFEDALVTNIRHSLKRVDGDFEVAKESGRIYATAQSDYDFDEVVEALKCIFGIAAICPMVQVEDLGYEDLKKQVISYVDEFYEEKSFTFKVNTRRGNKKYPVNSEQINRDLGEVILHTFPETKVDVHKPEVMLHVEVRNKINIYSHIIPGPGGMPVGTNGKAMLLLSGGIDSPVAGYMIAKRGVRIDAVYFHAPPYTSDRAKQKVVDLAKLVSRYSGAIRLHIVNFTDIQLYIYEKCPHEELTIIMRRYMMRIAERLAAESGAQALITGESIGQVASQTMQSLAATDASATIPVFRPVIGFDKQEIVHVAEKIGTYETSVLPFEDCCTIFVAKHPVTKPVIKLIERSEENLAEKIDELVETAINTVEKVWC; translated from the coding sequence ATGCAATACAAATCATTTTTAATAAAATACGCAGAAATTGGAGTAAAGGGAAAGAACCGTTACGTTTTTGAAGATGCCCTGGTAACCAACATCCGCCATTCCTTAAAGAGAGTGGATGGAGATTTTGAAGTTGCCAAGGAATCCGGCAGAATTTATGCCACAGCACAATCTGACTATGACTTTGACGAAGTAGTAGAAGCGTTAAAGTGTATTTTTGGAATCGCAGCGATCTGCCCTATGGTTCAGGTAGAGGATTTAGGTTACGAGGACTTAAAAAAGCAGGTCATATCCTATGTTGATGAGTTTTACGAGGAGAAAAGCTTTACCTTTAAAGTCAACACAAGAAGAGGAAATAAAAAGTATCCGGTCAATTCCGAGCAGATCAACCGGGATCTTGGAGAAGTGATATTACATACATTTCCAGAGACTAAGGTTGATGTTCATAAGCCGGAAGTTATGCTTCATGTGGAAGTAAGAAATAAAATTAATATATATTCCCATATCATTCCAGGTCCAGGCGGTATGCCGGTTGGAACCAATGGGAAAGCCATGCTTCTCTTATCCGGCGGCATTGACAGCCCGGTAGCAGGCTATATGATTGCTAAGAGAGGCGTTAGAATTGATGCGGTATATTTCCATGCGCCGCCATACACCAGTGACCGTGCAAAACAGAAGGTTGTGGATCTTGCAAAGCTTGTTTCCAGATATTCTGGAGCCATCCGCCTTCATATCGTAAACTTTACGGATATCCAGCTCTATATCTATGAAAAATGTCCTCACGAGGAGCTTACCATCATCATGAGACGATACATGATGCGGATTGCAGAACGTCTGGCTGCAGAGAGCGGTGCTCAGGCACTGATTACAGGAGAGAGCATCGGACAGGTGGCTTCTCAGACCATGCAGTCCCTTGCAGCAACCGATGCATCAGCAACCATTCCGGTATTCCGTCCGGTCATCGGCTTTGATAAACAGGAAATTGTTCATGTAGCAGAAAAAATCGGAACCTATGAAACTTCCGTCCTTCCTTTCGAAGACTGCTGTACCATCTTTGTGGCAAAGCATCCCGTAACAAAGCCAGTTATAAAGCTGATTGAACGTTCTGAGGAAAATTTGGCAGAAAAGATTGATGAGCTGGTAGAAACGGCAATTAATACGGTTGAAAAAGTTTGGTGTTAA
- a CDS encoding sulfite exporter TauE/SafE family protein codes for MYQYLIICPLVFLAGFVDSIAGGGGLISLPAYLAAGVPPHIALGTNKMSSTLGTVISTARYAKNGFINVKLSFLSALCAIIGSIIGAHLSLLASEQVLKTMMLVVLPIVAFYVFKNKNLGDTKEESLPERKTLLISMGAALVVGCYDGFYGPGTGTFLLLLLTGLAKMNVRNASGTTKVINLSSNIAALVTFLINGKVLIPLGLASGIFCIAGHYIGSGLVLKNGLKIVRPVVFVVLLCLFIKIIKG; via the coding sequence ATGTACCAATATTTGATCATATGTCCCCTCGTTTTCCTGGCTGGATTTGTAGATTCCATCGCTGGAGGCGGAGGACTGATTTCTCTGCCGGCTTATCTGGCAGCAGGGGTACCGCCACATATTGCACTTGGAACCAATAAGATGAGTTCTACTCTCGGTACGGTTATTTCAACGGCCCGATATGCAAAGAATGGATTTATCAATGTGAAGCTGTCTTTTTTGTCTGCTTTATGTGCTATCATTGGTTCTATCATAGGAGCACACCTTTCCTTGCTGGCCAGTGAGCAGGTATTAAAGACCATGATGTTGGTGGTCTTACCCATAGTAGCATTTTATGTGTTTAAGAATAAGAATTTAGGCGATACAAAGGAAGAAAGTCTTCCGGAGCGAAAGACTCTTCTTATTAGTATGGGAGCAGCGTTGGTGGTAGGCTGCTACGATGGATTTTACGGGCCTGGTACCGGCACCTTTTTGCTGCTGTTACTGACTGGTCTTGCAAAGATGAATGTAAGAAATGCATCTGGAACGACAAAAGTAATCAATCTGTCATCAAACATCGCAGCATTGGTGACATTTTTAATAAATGGTAAGGTCTTGATTCCTCTTGGACTTGCATCCGGAATCTTCTGTATTGCAGGTCATTACATTGGTTCAGGCCTTGTCCTAAAGAACGGCTTGAAGATTGTGCGCCCGGTTGTTTTTGTGGTGCTTCTCTGCCTGTTTATAAAAATTATAAAAGGATAG
- a CDS encoding DUF1292 domain-containing protein, with protein MNNEEKKITLTTEEGDRVDFYVLEETRINSMNYLLVTDAADEDEEGECYILKDLSKQDESEALYEFVEDDNEIDYLFKIFSELLDGADVDIEK; from the coding sequence ATGAACAACGAAGAAAAGAAAATTACCCTGACTACTGAGGAAGGGGATCGTGTGGATTTTTACGTTCTGGAAGAGACCAGAATCAATAGCATGAATTATCTGTTAGTTACCGATGCGGCAGATGAGGATGAAGAAGGTGAATGTTACATCTTAAAAGATTTATCAAAGCAGGATGAATCCGAGGCTTTGTATGAGTTTGTGGAAGATGATAACGAGATAGATTATTTATTTAAAATATTTTCCGAACTGCTTGACGGAGCGGATGTAGATATCGAAAAATAA